The Scophthalmus maximus strain ysfricsl-2021 chromosome 14, ASM2237912v1, whole genome shotgun sequence region CTCACTGTGAGTGTATTTCACAATAAAGCTTGGAGAGCTTATTCTAACTACTCGAACGAGGCAAAGTCAAAGGGCACTGATTCATTCTGCACAACTCACCTTTGTCCCCAcacctcatttaaaaaaaagggacacagTGGAGTCTTCCTtgaaacaaactgttttgtttgcaCTCATTGTTTCCCACTCAAACAAGTTGTGTTTATCATTAAAGCCAGTCAACGGTGGTTTTCTGAATGTTGCCCAACATGCATTGGTTGTATAAATTTGCCCTGTCACTGATTGGTGCTTTCCTGTCATTTAAAGCGCGTTACCACCGGCAGGTGAGAATCTGTCGTACTGCTTTGAGAATAAAGACTGAATCTGATTTCTCACAAAGGGGTGAATCGGAAATCGGTCGGCCGACCTGTATGATTGGAGAACTGGACAGAGTTGATAGAGTCCACTTCAAAGCCCAGCACCTGAAGAAAAGAGCAACGGAGCAGTTGGTTAAACAGAGAACAATGACACCAGCTTCTGAACTTCATTACACTCTGGGAGCAGCAGGGTTAAATGCTGTGGGAGACGTTGTCACccagtttcacttttttcttcttttcaccatTGAACACTATTATTCACTTCCCCCAAGCACTTCATTATACTTCAAAAGGTCCTCCCTTTGCTCTCGAAACACTTTCGGTCCTTCATGGCGTTGATGGCCCAACATTATGGaaaccccctccctccactgAAGACGCTGCTCCATGTTGTGACAGGAGTGCAtcacatttctgcagatttgccAGCTTCACTTTTCAGACGTGAATCTTCACAtcactaaaaaaacaaaacacgtgtCCTACTGGACTCAgatctgcagcaggaggaggtcGAAGTTCACTGAAGTCACTTGTTACTGTCGGGGGGGAAAACATTCTCACTTTTGGtttgtgacatggagcattatcctgctggaagtagccattAAACTGAGGTACATTGTGACCATAAAAGGGATGAACGTGGTCAACAACACTAGTATCAGACAGAGATAGCCAAAAGTGCAAAGAGAATACTCCCCACGAATTACAAGCCAATTGAGCAATTGAGTGCCATATGCAGAAACTGCCATATGTAATGTGTCACCTGATGTTTTTATAACAGCACATTTGGTGACAATTATTATTCTATACGTATCGTGTGTTGGGCTAAGTGGTTATAACTACACGGTGGGAAACGCCCTGTGATGACGTTTCTGCAAAGGGAAAATGTTGCGTTGCAATTAATTCAAGCTGCCTGTCACTAACCAGGAAGTCGAACTTATTTCGcatgctgtgttttttcttcacaagtTCCGTGCGGTTTGTCTTTACACTCAACCCCGGGCTGTGCGGTGCAGGCAGCCACCTGAGGAGGATCTCTGAGATCCGGTTCTTACCTGCAGCGGGAATGTCGCCGACTTGTTCCCGACGTATCCCCTGACAACATGACTCTGAATCGACAACACACGACACTCCATCACCGCGGCTGCGAGAACTGCGTTTTTAAGAAAAGAACACCGGACAAAAACGAAGGCAACTACAGCGTGAAGACGTGCGCAGGCTGAGGTTCCCTGCACAACTCAGCATGTGACTTCGGGTAACTCCAACATTGAGGGACAGGGGCGGCGCTGCTGCcggttacttttttttttttttttttttttttttcctcaggcaGCTTTGAGGACACCTAGACTGGTGCATTCACTGTACACGCTAATCGTAGgagacagcagagagggagacgcCAACTTCCTTCTTACCAGAAAGAATGAACCTTTATTCAACTTCTCATTAAGAAAATAGTTGAATATGTCTCCAAgagcctggtgtgtgtgtgtgtgtgtgtgtgtggacaggcaTGTAGTGAGTGAATGAATTGTTCAATTaatcattttccttttattttttccccgtTTGCTTTGAACTACAGTATAACAAGCCACCAACCATATTATGTATCCataatacatacattttcaaacaatagCCTTCTACCAAGAGCTCTACAATAAAGAAAACCATCATCAGCACGTcattttcaaaaccaaacaacacaATTCACAAATCACCTACAACATTAAAAGAGCTTGAAACCTCCGGTGCACATTCTTAAGTAGTTAAGTTTCACAACAGCAATAGTCGACACCTACAAGTGTGTGGCAAGGATCTGTAATGAAATGTCGTTTTCAGTGTCACAAACAATTGCTCAGCATCATTTGACTATTTCACGTTTTACTGCTATACAATATTGAAAACTATTAATTATCTAGTAAGACACATTGATTTTACTAATGTATGCATTCATGCATGTGAGCAAATGTAAATGACCGTAACATCTGATCACATTTCATAATTCCGAATGGCCTTAAATGATCCAAATTGAGATAAATCGTGGTAGTCGTTTTTGTTACCACTAGAGGGCACAAGAGAACAGAGATTAACTGTGTGCCTGAATAAATGggcgaaaaaacaacaacaaaaacagctgaAAAAGTTCTAAAGATAATCAAGAATATAATTAATCACTTAGTCACTTATATCAGGCTTGTTATTTTCTGAATttccatttagaaaaataagaattttTAGGGCGTCCTTGTTAACTCATGTTCAACTGCGTAGGCACTATAAGTGCACAGCTGTGACTTCATGTATAGCATACAAAGGAAGTACCTCATCAGATTGTAGTAGCCTCTCACCAGCAGAAAGGCCATATTGATTCACCTCCTTTAATCTTGTTCAAACTGCCAATCACAAACAGTTCAATTAGTGAATCTGAACTGAATAGACAGTGTAAAAACACGCCAACTCTGCAAATGTGCCCATCTGGAGACCCGTCAAGGCATAATGAGGAGTTGTCTTATTCTGCTGTGTATGGTCTGTGTGGATCAGGGGCTCACGCAGTGAACTGGGTGAGATCAGAAGCAGCGGGTTTTAAAAGAAGGACTCAGAAAGATGCCTTTGAAGTATCGACGAAGAAGACCATAAAGCACACTGGCCCTGACACCTATGTGAATAACACAGAGGCTGATTGAGAACAGCGAGCTGAAAGTTCATCACTGAAATGCACATGGAGTAGCAGCAGACTCTGGGAAACTCTCTGGCAAGCTGAAGTTACACTTACTAACATTTGCACCACCAATaagttatatatagttatagtttatttctttttttattttatttttccatgtaTTTGTAgatagtatatatatttatatataaacatctgtgtttacagtatgtctGCTAAGCTTCTTTGGCACAAACATTTCCTTCACGATGAATAAAGTATTGTCTTAACTTAAACTCACAGTTAACATAAGAGAAAACAATGGTTGTACTGTTTAATGTAGAACAAAGAAAGTGCAAATCACTATTGACAGTGACGGGGGAGACAGACAGTAGTTACaatgttatatattttaaggaatgagaaaaaaaagtacagtaaaagGCTGCTATGTTAGAATGCTATAGGATGACAAGACCCTAAGGTGCGTCAGTTTAAATTGTTGCATATTCCAAGTGTAGAAAAGTACAATTagattgggggaaaaaaatagcaTGAACTCTGAACTGTATTAAAGGGTGCATCATTATCAGTTTACAGCATCTGTGTCCAGTGGTAATACAGGGTCAAAGTATCTGCTGTGGTGTGGGTGGCTGTTAGTGCAGGTGCTCCTGTGTTCATTCACGAAGGCGTCAAGGTGCAAGCCTTTCCCCAGTGGTTGAGAAAGTAGTCACAACTTTCACTTAAGTACAAGTAATTTTGTTAAAGTTCTAAATGTAATGCCATGAATTGAAGATGGAAACATTTAAGTATTAAAAAAGTGCTTAATGGTAAAAATGGTCATTGACCTGTATATGTTGCTGCTGCAATATCAAAGTCATGTTTTATTGGTCAACGTGGAGTTCATTTTAAGCATGTCATGTCCTGTTGGTAGAGTTAAACGGTGCATGATAATTCACAAGTCTGTATATAGTGAAGATGAAATCTTAATTTGTAAAGTCACAAAAGCTCTCAAATATGTGTAGTGGATTAAAATGCTCCCTGATGTGTATTGGGGAAAAAGTAGGTCTATGATGTAAAGTAGgttactcaagtaaagtacaaatactTAAAATATGCAGGTGACTATAGATGTGTTTTTgatggtttgacatttttcatttcataaaaagaataaagagcAGGAATGGTGAAAACCTGGCCTGTATAAACCAACGTAGGCCTCGGAAGGACACGGGGACTGTGGTTGCGTTCCAGTGCACATTTCCACGTATCAATATCCCTCCGCCATGTTTTCCTCCACGCAGGCCGGAACTACACCTCTGTCGTCACGCCGACGTCTGGCCGGGGGGCGGAGCCTGGCGGCCGCCGCACTGACACGTAAGAAGCCTGCGTGAATTTTAAGGAGGaaccttcttcttttcctcgaGTGGAAAGTGGATACGCCTGCTTCGCTGCGGGGCTTGATGTCCAGTGGACTTGTCTCGGACCAGGGGCGGCTTCTTGACGCggtgggttttttctctcttcccgaAGCGGCGCAGGACCGTCGGAGAGAAGGAGCCCCCGGCGCGCAAAGATGAGGTTCTCGGCGCTCATGTCCGTGCTGCGGTCGGTCGGCCCGGTGATCGTCGGCATTTCCCTGGGCTTCACGCTGAGTCTGCTGAGCGTGAACTGGACGGAGGACGCGTGTCACCTGGACGCGAGGGAGGGCGACGACGTGACCCCGGGTCGGGATGGACAGCTCAGGGGGGCCAGGAAGCCCAACTCCATTTCCAGCCTCAACGACGCGGAGCCCGAGGAGGACTTCGAGCCGCGGATCGTCCCGTACAAGCAGGTCCAGCAGACCGCCCCGAAGAAAGTAGTCAGGTGAGCTCCTCCGACACACGCAATACACACGCGACTTCTGTTCGTGTGGCCACAACGgtcccaggtcccaggtcccagTGGAGCGTCATGCCCAGTAGGCGAATGATGCCCGAGGGCTTGTGGAGGTCCGGGACCAGGTGACCCAGGTAGTCATGGTAGTGACTTCACGAATAAAGAGCTAATAGAACCGATCTGAATGACAGGCGTACTTGGACTCATCACAACAAAGTAGATCGAATGAGTGAGACAAACCAATCTCTCCTCTGTATGAGGTCATTGGCTTGGATCAAATCACTGCAGAAACTCGACTGGCCCACTCCTTCTGCTGGTTCCCAGCAGCTCACATCCCCAGCCACACCGCTGGTAAGATGAACTACATACCTTGTTCCAACAACTCTTCATGCAGCTGAGGGGATGTCCTGCCCCCCACGTTTTTCTTTGCAAACAGGCAAACATTTCCCAGATTTCCCTGGATGGACCCCTTGTTCGGATGTTAGGCCTCACACCCAGAGCGGGTTGCGTTTCACTACATTTTTCCGAGAaagtctctctcctctcagaaGAGTTCTGCTGAGGTCAAGGGGCGCTAAGCGCCAAAGCCCCCCCAGTGCAACTTGTGCCATATTTGTACAGTAAGAGGCAGAGCTGAAACACATTATGTGTTCTTGAGTGAtatcaaatgtcaaaaagcACAACTATCCAGAGTTCAAAGCTATTTGTTAAGTTCTACCTAAAGTCCAAACtccaaatatatttaattcagTACATACACCACAAACAGCATTACAGAGAAATCAAAGATAGGTTGGGTCGTGTTTGCAGCGATGAATCGCAGTGCGAGTTCCTACATGTTTACCTTTCTCTTGTTAGTCAGTGTATCTAATTTCAGTATTTGAAAACGTCAACGATTCCCTGGAAATTTGGTGGACAAAAACCTCCGTTTTAATCTGGATCCAGAATCGCTGCCTTTGAGATGAGATAATGGACCAGTTGATGAACTCAACCTGCAAGTGACAGGAACAAAATGGTCCAAATAGGTCTTTTGGCATCACAGTAAGTCGGAGCATTGTTGCCTTCTTATTCAAAGTTTACccagcagctgtttgatgtttttgttttcagggcAAGATACATAAGCACAGAGTTGGGGACGCGCGAGCGTCTGTTTGTCGGGGTCCTGACGTCCAAAAACACCATCAACACCATGGCCGTAGCCGTCAACCGCACCATCAGCCATCACCTGGACTCCGTCATCTTCTTCACCGGCATGCGCAACCGCAAAGTCCCTCACGGCATGTTTGTGGTTTCCCACGGCGACGAGAGACTGATCTGGAACATGTATCAGACCATCCGGCACATTTTAGAGCATTACATCAGCGAATACGACTGGTTTTACTTTGCCCAAGATGACACGTACACGGAAGCTGACCGGATCAAAACCCTGGTGGATCACCTGAGCATAAACCGAGAGCTCTACATGGGCAGTCCCGAGGAGTTCATCGgtggggagatggaggggaagTATTGCTACGGGGGGTTCGGCTACCTCCTGTCCCGCAGCTTGCTCCTGCGGCTCCAGCCCTTCCTGGAAAACTGTCGGAACGACATCCTGAGCGCCAGGCCCGATGAGTGGCTCGGGAGATGCATCATCGATTACACCAGCACAAACTGCGTCAGTGAGCACGAGGTAggctgagtgttttttttcaccctaCCAAGCTTATCTTTTCATTAGTGCAATCTATAAAAGCGGTTTCTCTGCTTCTTAATGTTTCACGcgtgaacaaaagaaaaggatgcTGTTCACAGTTGAAAAACTGCTCTGGGACTGTCACTCAGACCGGCTGTGTGAGAGGTCACGGCACAGGTTCTCCCTCCTCGACCGAGACCAAACTGTCGAGGCAGAAATCACGCTTCGCCCCTGGGACAGCACTTAAAACTGACAGACAGCTATACAAAACGGTAATTACCATGCTAGCACAGCGGTGGTATTTATATTACAGAGTAGATTGCTAATACCCTTTAGCCTTTCGTTTTTCTCTCCGAGGATCCAGCAGCAGCGAGGAATGGGTAAACAGGCAGAGCACAGCTGAGTTCAGCCTTGCTTAGGTTCAATGGTGCGAAAATCCCCTGTGGGTCAACATGCTGCGCTCCTGTAATGTCATTAGCGTTCGAGGTCAAACAAGCTCTGGAGCACCTTGATCTGCCCCAGTGCCCTTTTGAGGTGATTGTTTGCCGCGttgagcagtttgtttttttttcctccaatgcGAGAGTTTCTCGCCTTTTTTTCAACACGTGAAAATGCGTGGTTGCAGAGATTTACCGCACAATGTGACTTTATTGTTCGCCCATTGTAGATATCGTTGATTTATTTAGATGATGCAAATGTCTTTTGCTTCCATTTTCTCCGCCTTCACCATGACCCAGAGAGGGCAACCATCTTGTTTGAGATATGCGAGTGACTTGCACGGTGAAGTAAAGTTCCCCCGAGCCAGAAGAGCTCCAGAAGAGGCTCCGTAGATAAGGGAGCGAAGCCTGGCGAAAGTTAAAAGGTTTGGTATGGGTGAGAGAGCGGGAACACGGAGCCAGACATCCATTTTTCTGTTCGTGGGGAGAACATCGATGACAATTAGGGAACAGACGATGCTCGACCAAGTGTACCATGACAGGCTGTCAGCTGTGGGCAAACATTTGAAAGAGTGTGGCCTCATTGCTCGGCTAAGCACCGGCTCCGTTGCCTTGTTCTTTTAATAGCTTGATCAGATTGTATTCACTTTTTTAGCCACTCAAGCTCCTTAGGTGGTCACCCTGGTTTCAGGTTGAATATCCCTTGTCTTTGAGTGCGATTCTGCTGCCACTGTCAGCCTTTTGTAGGTTTCACCTTTAAATTCTTAACTGCTGCTTTTTAACCCGAGGCCACAGTGATGATGGTTTCTAAAAAAGTATGAGCGGTGACATTAAGATAAACCTATCTCTCAAATCTCATATTCCCAGAACAAATTTAGTTCCTGAAAATGAGCAAAACTctgacaacagcaaaaaaatctGTACTTGTATAACAAAAGTATTCTGTTCTTGCCTTCACTTCACTGTACAATTATGGTCGAAAACCAGCCTGTTTGCAGTGGAAACGAGCCAGATGCAGCCTGGTTCGCATGTAATGTCCATTTGAATGGACGTATCGCAGTGTAACAGCCAATCCTGGAATCGCGTCAGGCATCTTTTTTGTCATGCCAGATTTCAGAGGGCTCATGAAAAGACCTCTTTGTTTCTTCTCAGGGGCTTCACTACCACCACTATGAGTTGGGGAAAAACTCTGATCCAAGCAAAGAGCAGAGCGAACAGTTCAAGAAGGCTCTCACTGTCCACCCAGTGTCCGACCCTGAGCAGATGTACCGGCTGCATAGGTACTTCACAGAGATTGAACTGCAGAGGACTTACGATGAGATCGCTAAGCTGCAGGTAAGCTGATCCTCAGGATTCACAAATGACCTGTGGttcagtcaaaaataaaaacctgaccTCCAGTATTATTTCAATGTCCACGGCATGTTGGTAACTGTAAACACTTGTTGCATTCAATCCACAGGCAGAAATAAAGAACGTGAGCGTGGTTGCTTTTGATGGCAACCGAAGCGCCCAGTGGCCCGTGGGGATCAATCCACCTTTTGAGCCCAAATCTCGGTTTGAAGTGTTGAAGTGGGAATacttcacagaggaggagatgtaTTCATGCGTGGATGGCTCTCCCAAGTGTGAGCTGCGCGGCATCGACCGCATGGACGTGGCCGACGTCATCGACACGGCCGTGGGAGAGCTGAATAAGAAGTACAAGCCTGTCTTACAcctgaagaagcagcagctaATTAATGGCTACAGGCGCTTCGACCCCGTCAGGGGCATGGAGTACACACTGGACCTTCAGCTGGAGGTAGTAAACCAGAAAGGTCACAGCCGTTCCATCACCAAGAGGGTCCATCTGGTGCGACCTTTGAGCCAAATAGAGATAATTCCCATGCCCTATGTCACGGAAGCCACAAGGGTTCACATCATTATACCTCTCACTCTGCAGGACCGGACTTACGTCGACCATTTCCTCGAGGTCTTTGCCTCAAATGCCTTTGAGACAAGTGAAAATGCGATCCTAACGTTCCTGTTCATCTATGACCCAGTGGAGGCACAGCAGGTTAATCAGAATGATATATTTGCCAGTGTGAAGACTCAGATTAATGCTCACGAACGCAAATACCCCACGGTGAAGATCCCGTGGATAAGCGTCAAGACGGAAACGCCATCCCAGATCAAGTTCATGGACATCATCTCGAAGAAGCACCCAGTGGACACGCTGTTCTTCTTGGCAAGCGTCAACACAAATATCAATACAGAATTTCTGAACCGCTGTCGCATGAATTCCATAAACAACTGGCAGGTGTTCTTCCCCGCCCACTTCCAGGACTACAATCCCGACGTGGCCTATCGCAACCAACCGCATCCAGCCACTGTCGACCTTGTCAAGGATGCGGGCCACTTTGACCTCAGGTCTTTCGAGGAGTCGTGCTTCTACAACTCGGACTACATGGCAACGCGCAGCCAAATGGTGGCGGACGTCCAAGAGAACGAGGAGATCCTCGAGACAATGGACATCTACGACATGTTCGTGAAGTATTCGGGTCTGCACGTGTTCAGGGCAGTAGAGCCGGCACTGCACCAGCAGTATCGCTACCAGACCTGCAACCCGAGACTCAGCGAGGACATCTATCACATATGTGTTCAGGGCAACTTGGAGGGTCTCGGTTCTCGCTCCCAGCTCGCCATGCTGCTGTTTGAGCAAGAACAAGGGAACAGCACTTGAAGACGCCACTGACACGTTTGCTCCTGCA contains the following coding sequences:
- the chpfa gene encoding chondroitin sulfate synthase 2; protein product: MRFSALMSVLRSVGPVIVGISLGFTLSLLSVNWTEDACHLDAREGDDVTPGRDGQLRGARKPNSISSLNDAEPEEDFEPRIVPYKQVQQTAPKKVVRARYISTELGTRERLFVGVLTSKNTINTMAVAVNRTISHHLDSVIFFTGMRNRKVPHGMFVVSHGDERLIWNMYQTIRHILEHYISEYDWFYFAQDDTYTEADRIKTLVDHLSINRELYMGSPEEFIGGEMEGKYCYGGFGYLLSRSLLLRLQPFLENCRNDILSARPDEWLGRCIIDYTSTNCVSEHEGLHYHHYELGKNSDPSKEQSEQFKKALTVHPVSDPEQMYRLHRYFTEIELQRTYDEIAKLQAEIKNVSVVAFDGNRSAQWPVGINPPFEPKSRFEVLKWEYFTEEEMYSCVDGSPKCELRGIDRMDVADVIDTAVGELNKKYKPVLHLKKQQLINGYRRFDPVRGMEYTLDLQLEVVNQKGHSRSITKRVHLVRPLSQIEIIPMPYVTEATRVHIIIPLTLQDRTYVDHFLEVFASNAFETSENAILTFLFIYDPVEAQQVNQNDIFASVKTQINAHERKYPTVKIPWISVKTETPSQIKFMDIISKKHPVDTLFFLASVNTNINTEFLNRCRMNSINNWQVFFPAHFQDYNPDVAYRNQPHPATVDLVKDAGHFDLRSFEESCFYNSDYMATRSQMVADVQENEEILETMDIYDMFVKYSGLHVFRAVEPALHQQYRYQTCNPRLSEDIYHICVQGNLEGLGSRSQLAMLLFEQEQGNST